One part of the Onychomys torridus chromosome 13, mOncTor1.1, whole genome shotgun sequence genome encodes these proteins:
- the Spry4 gene encoding protein sprouty homolog 4, with protein MEPPIPQGTAPLTPSSVMVQPLLDSRVAHGRLQHPLTILPIDQMKTSHVENDYIDNPSLAPSMGPKRTRGGAPELAPTPARCDQDVTHHWISFSGRPSSVSSSSSTSSDQRLLDHMAPPPVAEQASPRAVRLQPKVVHCKPLDLKGPTAPPELDKHFLLCEACGKCKCKECSSPRTLPSCWVCNQECLCSAQTLVNYGTCMCLVQGIFYHCTNEDDEGSCADHPCSCSHSNCCARWSFMGALSLVLPCLLCYLPATGCVKLAQHGYDRLRRPGCRCKHTNSVICKAASGDTKPSSRSDKPF; from the coding sequence ATGGAGCCCCCAATCCCGCAGGGCACCGCCCCTTTGACTCCCAGCTCCGTCATGGTGCAGCCCCTCCTTGACAGCCGAGTGGCCCACGGCCGGCTCCAGCACCCACTCACCATCTTACCCATTGACCAGATGAAGACCAGCCACGTGGAAAATGACTACATAGACAATCCTAGCCTGGCCCCCTCCATGGGTCCCAAGCGGACCCGGGGTGGGGCCCCAGAGCTGGCCCCTACACCTGCCCGCTGTGACCAGGATGTCACTCACCACTGGATCTCCTTCAGCGGTCGGCCCAGCtctgtgagcagcagcagcagcacctccTCAGACCAGAGGCTCCTCGACCATATGGCTCCACCGCCAGTGGCTGAGCAGGCTTCGCCTAGGGCTGTGCGCCTCCAGCCCAAGGTGGTCCACTGTAAGCCACTGGACCTCAAGGGCCCAACAGCTCCACCAGAGCTAGATAAGCACTTCTTGCTGTGTGAGGCCTGTGGGAAGTGTAAATGCAAGGAATGTTCGTCCCCTCGGACGTTGCCCTCCTGCTGGGTCTGCAACCAGGAGTGCCTGTGCTCGGCCCAGACCCTGGTCAACTATGGCACATGCATGTGCCTGGTACAAGGCATCTTCTACCATTGCACCAACGAGGATGATGAAGGTTCCTGCGCCGACCATccctgctcctgctcccactCCAACTGCTGTGCCCGCTGGTCCTTCATGGGTGCCCTCTCTCTGGTGCTGCCCTGTTTGCTATGCTACCTGCCAGCCACAGGCTGTGTCAAGCTGGCCCAACACGGCTATGACCGCCTGAGACGTCCTGGTTGCCGCTGCAAACACACGAACAGTGTCATCTGCAAGGCAGCCAGCGGCGACACCAAGCCCAGCAGCAGGTCCGACAAGCCTTTCTGA